In Prunus dulcis chromosome 1, ALMONDv2, whole genome shotgun sequence, the following are encoded in one genomic region:
- the LOC117613139 gene encoding putative TrmH family tRNA/rRNA methyltransferase isoform X1 — protein MAVESYVVVHNIAKRHNVGTLARSATAFGVSELILVGRREFNAFGSHGSTSHLRFRHFHSLQDARLFLKERDCDICGVEITDDALPVNHHPFTKSTAFLLGNEGTGLSAKELEICDFFVYIPQYGGGTASLNVTVAASIVLHQFGVWAGFPERTRDGNKFIVAEKPVKQTRRSFCAETADSVIEERKCRKEHASNGFFDESGNENSSSNLLDGLFADVRL, from the exons ATGGCGGTAGAGAGCTATGTGGTGGTGCACAACATAGCCAAGAGGCACAACGTCGGTACACTCGCCCGAAGCGCCACCGCCTTCGGCGTCTCTGAGCTCATCTTGGTCGGCCGCAGAGAGTTCAACGCCTTCGGCAGCCATGGCTCCACCTCGCACCTTCGCTTTCGCCACTTCCACTCCCTCCAAGACGCTCGTCTCTTTCTCAAg GAGAGAGATTGTGATATTTGCGGCGTTGAGATCACTGATGATGCTCTGCCTGTCAATCACCACCCTTTTACCAAGAGCACCGCTTTTCTTCTTGGCAATGAG GGAACAGGCCTTTCTGCCAAAGAATTGGAGATATGTGACTTCTTTGTGTATATTCCACAGTATGGAGGTGGTACCGCTTCCTTGAATGTCACGGTGGCAGCTTCTATTGTGTTGCATCAGTTTGGAG TCTGGGCTGGCTTCCCTGAGAGAACTCGTGATGGGAACAAGTTTATTGTGGCAGAGAAACCTGTAAAACAGACAAGACGAAGTTTTTGTGCAGAAACAGCAGATTCCGTAATTGAAGAGCGAAAATGTAGAAAAGAACATGCTTCTAATGGTTTCTTTGATGAGAGTGGAAATGAGAATTCATCTTCTAACCTTCTAGATGGATTGTTTGCTGATGTAAGATTATAA
- the LOC117613909 gene encoding pyruvate, phosphate dikinase, chloroplastic produces MKSLLGGKGANLAEMASIGLSVPPGLTISTEACQEYQENGKELPKGLWEEILEGLDSVQKDMGAILGDPSKPLLLSVRSGAAISMPGMMDTVLNLGLNDEVVAGLAAKSGERFAYDSYRRFLDMFGDVVMGIPHSSFEEKLEKLKTIKGVELDTELTTSDLKELVEQYKNVYLETKGEKFPSDPKQQLLLAVKAVFDSWDSPRANKYRSINQITGLNGTAVNIQCMVFGNMGNTSGTGVLFTRNPSTGERKLYGEFLINAQGEDVVAGIRTPEDLDTMKSCMPEAYKELVENCEILEKHYKDMMDIEFTVQENRLWMLQCRAGKRTGKGAVKIAVDMTNEGLVDQHAAIKMVEPQHLDQLLHPQFEDPTAYKDKVIATGLPASPGAAVGTVVFSADDAETWHSQGKSVILVRTETSPEDVGGMHAAAGILTARGGMTSHAAVVARGWGKCCVSGCSDIRVNDTEKVAVIGNTVINEGEWLSLNGSTGEVILGKQPLSPPALSGDLETFMSWADKVRRLKVMANADTPEDALTARNNGAQGIGLCRTEHMFFASDDRIKAVRRMIMAATTEQRKAALNLLLPYQRSDFEGIFRAMDGLPVTIRLLDPPLHEFLPEGDLDQIVGELTAETGMTEDEVFSRIEKLSEVNPMLGFRGCRLGISYPELTEMQARAIFQAAVSMSNQGVKIFPEIMVPLVGTPQELRHQVSLIRSVANKVFSEMGTTLSYKVGTMIEIPRAALVADEIAKEAEFFSFGTNDLTQMTFGYSRDDVGKFLPIYLSKGLLQNDPFEVLDQRGVGQLIKMATEKGRAARPSLKVGICGEHGGEPSSVAFFAEAGLDYVSCSPFRVPIARLAAAQVAV; encoded by the exons ATGAAGTCATTG TTGGGAGGGAAAGGTGCAAACCTGGCAGAAATGGCTAGCATTGGGCTATCCGTCCCTCCTGGACTTACTATATCAACAGAAGCATGCCAAGAGTATCAGGAGAATGGCAAGGAGTTACCAAAAGGTTTGTGGGAGGAGATATTAGAAGGCTTGGATAGTGTGCAGAAGGACATGGGTGCTATTCTTGGGGACCCTTCCAAGCCTCTCCTCCTTTCTGTTCGCTCTGGTGCTGCG ATTTCCATGCCTGGCATGATGGACACTGTCCTCAACCTTGGACTCAATGATGAGGTGGTTGCTGGTTTGGCTGCAAAAAGTGGAGAGCGCTTTGCTTATGACTCGTACCGACGTTTTCTAGACATGTTTGGAGATGTT GTTATGGGCATCCCACACTCATCATTTGAGGAGAAGTTGgagaaattaaaaactataaaaGGAGTTGAACTTGATACAGAGCTAACAACCTCTGATCTTAAAGAGCTGGTAGAACAGTACAAAAATGTCTATCTGGAAACTAAGGGTGAAAAATTCCCTTCAG ATCCAAAACAACAGCTACTTTTGGCTGTTAAAGCAGTTTTTGATTCTTGGGACAGCCCAAGGGCCAACAAGTACCGGAGCATCAATCAGATAACCGGTTTAAACGGAACTGCAGTTAACATTCAATGCATGGTTTTTGGGAACATGGGAAATACTTCAGGGACAGGTGTTCTATTCACTAGGAATCCCAGCACTGGTGAAAGGAAGCTTTATGGCGAGTTTCTAATCAATGCTCAG GGAGAAGATGTAGTTGCCGGTATTAGGACACCAGAAGACTTGGATACTATGAAAAGTTGTATGCCAGAAGCTTACAAGGAGCTTGTGGAGAACTGTGAAATTCTGGAAAAACATTACAAAGATATGATG GACATCGAGTTCACAGTCCAAGAAAATAGGTTGTGGATGTTACAATGCCGTGCTGGAAAGCGTACTGGTAAAGGTGCGGTTAAGATAGCTGTAGACATGACTAATGAAGGGCTTGTGGATCAGCACGCTGCAATCAAGATGGTGGAACCACAGCACCTTGACCAACTTCTTCACCCACAG TTTGAGGATCCAACAGCTTACAAAGACAAAGTGATTGCCACTGGCTTGCCTGCATCTCCGGGAGCAGCAGTAGGGACAGTCGTGTTTAGTGCTGATGATGCTGAAACATGGCATTCACAAGGAAAGAGTGTCATCTTG GTAAGGACAGAAACCAGTCCAGAAGATGTTGGAGGTATGCATGCAGCTGCTGGGATCTTGACAGCTAGAGGTGGCATGACATCTCATGCAGCTGTTGTGGCCCGGGGATGGGGTAAATGTTGTGTTTCTGGCTGCTCTGACATCAGAGTCAATGACACTGAGAAG GTGGCTGTGATCGGGAACACGGTCATTAACGAAGGAGAATGGCTTTCACTCAATGGATCCACCGGTGAAGTCATATTGGGAAAACAGCCACTTTCTCCTCCGGCTTTAAGTGGTGATTTGGAAACCTTTATGTCTTGGGCTGATAAAGTCAGGCGCCTCAAG GTTATGGCAAACGCTGACACGCCTGAAGATGCACTCACAGCAAGAAATAATGGTGCCCAAGGGATTGGACTATGCAGGACAGAGCACATG TTCTTTGCTTCAGATGACAGAATTAAGGCGGTAAGAAGAATGATCATGGCGGCTACAACTGAACAGAGGAAGGCAGCATTGAACCTCTTACTACCATATCAAAGATCTGACTTTGAAGGAATTTTTCGTGCAATGGATG GTCTTCCAGTAACAATCCGCCTGTTAGATCCTCCACTTCATGAATTTCTTCCAGAAGGTGACTTAGACCAGATTGTCGGCGAACTAACTGCAGAGACTGGTATGACTGAGGATGAAGTTTTCTCAAGAATTGAGAAATTATCAGAAGTAAACCCTATGCTTGGTTTCCGAGGCTGCAG GCTAGGGATATCGTACCCAGAACTCACTGAAATGCAGGCTCGTGCCATCTTTCAGGCTGCAGTCTCAATGAGCAACCAGGGTGTCAAAATTTTCCCTGAGATAATGGTTCCCCTTGTTGGAACACCTCAG GAACTACGGCATCAAGTGAGCCTAATTCGAAGTGTTGCAAACAAAGTGTTCTCTGAGATGGGTACTACCTTGAGCTATAAAGTTGGCACTATGATTGAGATCCCTAGAGCTGCTCTAGTTGCAGATGAA ATTGCAAAGGAAGCTGAGTTCTTCTCCTTCGGGACCAACGATCTCACACAAATGACCTTTGGATACAGCAGAGATGATGTGGGAAAGTTTCTACCCATTTACCTGTCCAAAGGCCTTCTTCAAAATGATCCATTTGAG GTACTTGATCAAAGAGGTGTAGGGCAGCTCATCAAGATGGCCACTGAAAAGGGTCGTGCTGCAAGGCCTAGCTTGAAG GTTGGAATATGTGGAGAGCATGGTGGGGAACCTTCTTCTGTTGCATTTTTCGCAGAGGCGGGACTAGACTATGTTTCGTGTTCTCCATTCAG GGTACCTATTGCTAGGCTAGCAGCAGCTCAAGTTGCTGTCTGA
- the LOC117615040 gene encoding protein DMP2-like, whose translation MGFFSISSSKTTTKNKTVKDKTLTGAGNLIKLLPTGTVFLFQFLNPVFTNNGHCSTVNKYLSAILIGISGFSCCFASFTDSYTGSDGQTHYALVTAKGLWPSSNCNSVDLSAYKLRLGDFVHAFFSLIVFAVVSLLDTNSVRCFYPGFESTEKVLLQVLPTLIGAIASTVFVVFPNNRHGIGYPSSSSDSSQDSEKS comes from the coding sequence ATGGGGTTTTTTTCAATCTCTTCCTCCAAGACAaccaccaaaaacaaaactgtcAAAGACAAAACATTAACAGGAGCAGGCAATCTTATCAAGCTCCTCCCCACGGGCACCGTTTTCTTGTTCCAATTCCTCAATCCTGTCTTCACCAACAATGGCCACTGCTCCACCGTCAACAAATACTTAAGCGCCATTCTCATTGGCATTTCTGGTTTCTCTTGCTGTTTTGCTTCCTTCACTGATAGTTACACCGGCAGTGATGGACAAACCCACTATGCGCTTGTAACAGCTAAGGGTCTTTGGCCCTCATCAAATTGCAACTCTGTGGACTTGTCTGCTTATAAACTTAGGCTTGGGGACTTTGTGCATGCCTTCTTTTCCTTGATTGTGTTTGCAGTTGTATCACTTTTGGACACCAACAGTGTCCGGTGCTTCTATCCAGGGTTTGAGTCCACTGAGAAGGTTTTGCTGCAGGTGTTGCCTACTCTCATCGGTGCAATTGCCAGTACTGTTTTCGTTGTGTTCCCTAATAATCGCCATGGAATTGGATACCCCTCCTCAAGTTCTGATTCTTCACAAGACTCAGAGAAATCCTGA
- the LOC117613139 gene encoding uncharacterized protein LOC117613139 isoform X2, translating into MAVESYVVVHNIAKRHNVGTLARSATAFGVSELILVGRREFNAFGSHGSTSHLRFRHFHSLQDARLFLKERDCDICGVEITDDALPVNHHPFTKSTAFLLGNEYGGGTASLNVTVAASIVLHQFGVWAGFPERTRDGNKFIVAEKPVKQTRRSFCAETADSVIEERKCRKEHASNGFFDESGNENSSSNLLDGLFADVRL; encoded by the exons ATGGCGGTAGAGAGCTATGTGGTGGTGCACAACATAGCCAAGAGGCACAACGTCGGTACACTCGCCCGAAGCGCCACCGCCTTCGGCGTCTCTGAGCTCATCTTGGTCGGCCGCAGAGAGTTCAACGCCTTCGGCAGCCATGGCTCCACCTCGCACCTTCGCTTTCGCCACTTCCACTCCCTCCAAGACGCTCGTCTCTTTCTCAAg GAGAGAGATTGTGATATTTGCGGCGTTGAGATCACTGATGATGCTCTGCCTGTCAATCACCACCCTTTTACCAAGAGCACCGCTTTTCTTCTTGGCAATGAG TATGGAGGTGGTACCGCTTCCTTGAATGTCACGGTGGCAGCTTCTATTGTGTTGCATCAGTTTGGAG TCTGGGCTGGCTTCCCTGAGAGAACTCGTGATGGGAACAAGTTTATTGTGGCAGAGAAACCTGTAAAACAGACAAGACGAAGTTTTTGTGCAGAAACAGCAGATTCCGTAATTGAAGAGCGAAAATGTAGAAAAGAACATGCTTCTAATGGTTTCTTTGATGAGAGTGGAAATGAGAATTCATCTTCTAACCTTCTAGATGGATTGTTTGCTGATGTAAGATTATAA